A genomic window from Prunus persica cultivar Lovell chromosome G2, Prunus_persica_NCBIv2, whole genome shotgun sequence includes:
- the LOC18787077 gene encoding uncharacterized protein LOC18787077, protein MLPRRLSVIFGGLGSDTNTVTNELLPTLKVQTDKEVYRPGDPIIITIEISNPSSNDGTAYSLLIERLGFEIKGIEKLDSQWFATQKPTSGSKQRRGEYVFMECSTQALVTNQIVSPGARKSYVVRSFLASIIPPSYKGATIRYMYYVRSTMSGQWLILENAHSRGESVKDFPEMEARVPVQVWVTQKTSGLVMEEGQSDGIVPSATIQMDMFWKEMDADSDWVRANDTDDGVEEGYESSRDEISSVSSYNPMKEHINRTFGSSLSLQSARSSNKDSPYLEGERTSLSSNLALPQLSVAEVLYDTGADLSLPLNSSAIGSPSQQQKLTKRLSMDDEARASSSPESGAVETLASEGFSRGRSYNIRLDDQVLLRFSPKNSDSNYYFSDMIGGTLTFFHEEGARRCLEVSITLETSETISRRFVHPSRKNSPTITKIQSDHYEVVSDLVQTSFLFSIPMDGPMSFTTPHVSVQWVLRFEFFTTPKNVDWTRYEHPLLIEGREKSEWVLPITVHAPPAVGPTGHPRNEKALFGTLGGA, encoded by the exons ATGTTGCCGCGCAGGTTATCCGTCATTTTTGGAGGCCTAGGTTCCGACACGAACACTGTGACTAACGAGCTCTTGCCCACTCTTAAGGTCCAAACGGATAAGGAGGTCTACAGGCCCGGCGATCCCATTATCATCACCATAGAGATTTCGAACCCTAGCAGCAATGACGGTACGGCTTATTCGCTCTTGATCGAACGTCTGGGGTTTGAGATTAAAGGGATTGAGAAGCTCGATTCCCAGTGGTTCGCCACGCAGAAACCCACGTCTGGATCTAAACAGAGAAGAG GTGAATATGTGTTCATGGAATGCTCCACTCAAGCGCTGGTGACGAATCAGATTGTTTCCCCCGGGGCCAGGAAATCAT ACGTGGTGCGGTCATTCCTGGCTAGCATTATACCACCATCATATAAAGGTGCTACCATTCGCTATATGTACTATGTTAGAAGTACAATGTCTGGCCAATGGCTGATACTGGAAAATGCTCATTCTCGTGGAGAATCAGTCAAAGATTTTCCTGAAATG GAGGCTCGTGTTCCAGTACAAGTATGGGTCACTCAGAAAACCAGTGGCTTGGTGATGGAAGAAGGTCAAAGTGATG gGATTGTTCCTTCTGCAACCATCCAAATGGATATGTTTTGGAAAGAGATGGATGCAGACTCTGATTGG GTGAGAGCAAATGATACAGATGATGGGGTTGAGGAAGGCTATGAAAGCTCAAGGGATGAGATCTCATCTGTTTCTTCATACAATCCCATGAAAGAACATATAAACAGAACCTTCGGAAGTTCGCTATCCTTGCAATCAGCAAGGTCTTCGAATAAGGATAGCCCATATCTTGAAGGAGAGCGCACAAGTTTATCTTCAAATCTAGCACTCCCACAGCTCTCTGTGGCCGAAGTCTTATACGATACTGGCGCTG ATCTTTCATTGCCCCTGAATTCATCTGCTATTGGCTCCCCAAGCCAGCAACAGAAACTTACAAAGCGCCTTTCTATGGATGATGAAGCAAGGGCATCTTCTTCACCAGAATCTGGAGCTGTTGAAACATTAGCAT CAGAAGGCTTTAGTCGAGGGAGGTCATACAATATCCGGCTGGATGACCAAGTTCTGCTTAGATTTTCcccaaaaaattctgattcTAATTATTACTTCAGTGATATG ATTGGTGGGACTCTTACTTTCTTTCATGAAGAAGGAGCTAGAAGGTGCCTCGAG GTTTCTATAACGTTGGAGACTTCGGAAACTATTAGTCGGCGATTTGTCCATCCTTCTCGGAAGAATTCCCCCACAATTACAAAG ATTCAGAGTGATCATTACGAGGTCGTTTCCGATTTGGTGCAgacaagttttcttttttccattcCTATGGATGGGCCTATGTCTTTTACCACTCCTCATGTATCTGTACAATGGGTCCTtcgatttgaattttttaccACTCCAAAGAATGTGGATTGGACCag GTACGAGCATCCTCTTCTGATAGAGGGAAGAGAAAAAAGTGAGTGGGTTCTCCCAATCACTGTGCACGCACCTCCGGCTGTGGGACCCACTGGTCATCCCCGAAATGAGAAGGCTCTGTTTGGAACCCTGGGGGGTGCATAA